A genomic window from Lactobacillus sp. ESL0677 includes:
- a CDS encoding Cof-type HAD-IIB family hydrolase, whose protein sequence is MTIKLIAVDLDGTLLTSTKQILPETEKALKQASAQGVKVVLATGRPLSGVMQYNKQLGLTGSNQYNIVFNGAVIQNLAGKVLMDMKMNYHDFTNMLKLQRLAHVNLHFETPECFWTCDRDLAMHLNVNAAVNNSMIKVRKVEEIPQDFTFNKVGFSMIADEAEVDKLWHNIPEWAFAQYDVVRSFANMVELNVLGASKGNALMDLAARLKIGQQQVMVFGDQGNDISMFNNPEFTKVAMGNATEQIKTSADYVTDDNDHNGIARALKKFVL, encoded by the coding sequence ATGACGATTAAATTAATAGCAGTGGACCTGGATGGTACGTTGTTGACATCGACTAAGCAAATTTTGCCGGAAACGGAAAAGGCTCTTAAGCAGGCAAGCGCGCAAGGAGTCAAGGTAGTGCTGGCAACGGGACGACCATTATCTGGAGTGATGCAGTATAACAAGCAGCTGGGGTTAACAGGTAGTAACCAATATAATATTGTGTTTAATGGTGCCGTAATTCAAAATCTGGCGGGCAAGGTCCTAATGGATATGAAGATGAATTATCATGATTTTACAAATATGTTAAAGCTGCAACGGTTGGCGCATGTTAATTTGCACTTTGAGACGCCGGAGTGCTTTTGGACTTGCGATCGGGACCTTGCAATGCATCTTAATGTCAATGCTGCGGTTAATAATAGTATGATTAAGGTGCGCAAGGTTGAAGAAATCCCGCAAGACTTTACCTTTAATAAGGTGGGCTTTAGTATGATTGCAGATGAGGCAGAGGTTGACAAACTCTGGCATAATATTCCTGAGTGGGCCTTCGCGCAGTATGATGTCGTGCGTAGCTTTGCTAATATGGTGGAACTGAATGTCTTGGGTGCCTCAAAGGGTAACGCCTTAATGGATTTAGCAGCGCGGCTCAAGATTGGGCAACAACAAGTGATGGTCTTTGGCGATCAAGGTAATGACATCTCAATGTTTAATAATCCCGAGTTTACTAAGGTGGCAATGGGCAACGCAACAGAGCAGATTAAGACTAGCGCCGACTATGTTACTGATGATAACGATCATAATGGAATTGCGCGCGCACTTAAAAAGTTCGTTCTATAA
- a CDS encoding CopY/TcrY family copper transport repressor: protein MTEKIKEHNISEAEWEVMRIVWTLGATHTGDIIKQLQAKKDWSESTIKTLMGRLVKKGLLKTRKDGRRFVYTATVTENQMMVQVTTEMMSHMCDMHKGQMLIEILHGMPLSQDDIAIMEQELAQKAKTAPKMVDCNCLSVHDC, encoded by the coding sequence ATGACAGAAAAGATTAAGGAACATAATATTTCTGAAGCAGAGTGGGAAGTCATGCGGATTGTCTGGACCCTGGGTGCAACACACACGGGAGACATAATTAAGCAGCTACAAGCCAAGAAGGATTGGTCAGAATCAACAATTAAGACCTTAATGGGTCGATTGGTCAAAAAAGGCTTACTAAAAACCCGTAAGGATGGGCGGCGGTTTGTTTATACGGCAACAGTAACGGAAAATCAGATGATGGTTCAAGTTACGACTGAAATGATGAGCCACATGTGCGACATGCACAAGGGTCAAATGCTGATTGAAATCCTGCATGGTATGCCACTGTCGCAGGATGACATTGCAATAATGGAACAAGAATTGGCTCAGAAGGCGAAGACAGCACCTAAAATGGT